The following coding sequences lie in one Leptospira neocaledonica genomic window:
- a CDS encoding phosphatidate cytidylyltransferase, protein MGETTKRILSAAVLVALYLFMIFYRDFYYLQTLGILIVAGVIGLSEFYRLSDRGQDGRPFKGTGIFFFIVILLIYYFRFMASQNKFEPPIFFQTHFKLFVPSFDAVIFSFVLLFLFSFLLQILRRPLDGAIFSVSSTILGVVYAGIPLGHLLLLLGMNEGIYYVFLVSVATFLTDVGGYFGGRWFGRNPAGLAISPKKTWEGYVSGIIVAIVSVFVLNILWERSTGVAPLVSGAEVFLISLILSLVGVVGDLLESAMKRDAKVKDSGNLIPGHGGILDRADALLLTVPILYFYLQIKVALGFPV, encoded by the coding sequence ATGGGTGAAACTACAAAAAGAATCCTTTCCGCGGCTGTGCTCGTTGCACTATACCTGTTCATGATCTTTTACAGGGATTTTTATTATCTGCAAACTTTGGGTATCCTAATCGTAGCGGGCGTGATTGGCCTCTCTGAATTTTATAGGCTTTCCGACAGGGGCCAGGACGGAAGGCCTTTCAAGGGAACGGGAATATTCTTCTTTATCGTAATATTATTAATCTATTATTTTAGATTCATGGCTTCTCAGAACAAGTTTGAGCCGCCTATTTTCTTCCAAACACATTTCAAATTGTTTGTGCCTAGTTTTGATGCGGTAATATTCTCCTTTGTATTACTTTTTCTGTTCAGCTTCCTTCTTCAAATTTTAAGAAGACCATTGGACGGGGCAATTTTCTCCGTTAGTTCCACGATACTGGGAGTGGTGTATGCTGGAATTCCACTCGGACATTTACTTCTTCTGTTGGGAATGAACGAAGGGATCTATTATGTGTTCCTAGTATCTGTCGCAACATTTCTTACTGATGTGGGCGGGTATTTCGGCGGACGTTGGTTCGGTAGAAATCCAGCAGGGCTTGCGATCTCTCCTAAAAAAACCTGGGAAGGTTATGTTTCAGGGATCATAGTTGCTATTGTTTCTGTATTCGTTCTGAATATTCTTTGGGAAAGAAGTACGGGCGTAGCACCTTTAGTTTCCGGTGCAGAAGTATTTTTAATTTCTTTAATTTTATCTTTGGTGGGAGTCGTAGGAGATTTATTAGAATCTGCTATGAAAAGAGACGCAAAGGTAAAGGACTCCGGGAATTTAATCCCTGGTCATGGGGGGATTTTGGACAGGGCGGATGCTTTACTTTTAACAGTACCTATCCTTTATTTTTATCTCCAGATCAAGGTTGCTCTAGGATTTCCGGTCTAA